The Musa acuminata AAA Group cultivar baxijiao chromosome BXJ3-6, Cavendish_Baxijiao_AAA, whole genome shotgun sequence region GGAGCGGAGAGGAAGCACGCGCTTCTGGTGATGCTGGGGTGGGGTGTGCTGATGCCTATCGGCATCGTGGTGGCGCGCTACTTCAAGAACTGGGATCCGCTGTGGTTCTACTCCCACCTGTCGATCCAAGGGCTTGGGTTCGGACTGGGCCTGGCCGGGGTCATACTTGGGTTCGGCCTCGACGACGACGGCATCAGCGGCGTGGGCGTCCACGAGGGCCTCGGCATTGCCATTCTAGTCGGTGGCTGCCTTCAGGTCAGTACACATCGGTAGTATACCAATTGTTTGACAAAATGCTTACCAGATATACCAATAACAAGCATGGCTCTAAACTCTGCAGGTGACCGCCCTGCTTGCTCGCCCCGGCAAAGCATCCAAGGTGAGGAAGTACTGGAACTGGTACCACCACTACGTCGGCAGGGCCGCCGTGGTGTGTGCGGTGGCGAACGTATTCTACGGCTTCAAGATAGCCGAGGAGACCAAGTCATGGAACATTGGCTATGGCGTTTTCGTGGCGGTGTGGGGGTTCATCGCCATATTTCTGGAGCTCAGAAGGTGCGCGAGCGAGGAGTGAGACGTGTGGAGCTGTTGCTGTCATCACCGAGGAAGAAATAGCTGTGTCGCTCACCGTGTTGGGACTGTGCGGCGTTGGCCTCTCTCTCTGCTTTCTATGTAAAAGAGTAGCGGTGATATGTTAATGTGTGTCCTTCAACGATTTACATCACACATTTTGGAATCTACTTTGGTTTTTGGATAATAAGATGAAATTTTCTAAATATTTAGAATAATTTTACATGAATTTTTATAAAGTTTTCTACAatatattagatttttttatactttaataatttttataagaaaaatattatgaggattaattacatattatcctttaTAATTAGTTTCCTTTAACattcatattttatatatttttaaaaacattaaaatcctTATACAacgttaaaaagataattttataggattaaaaatttaaaataataagattaattttttgataattataagaggtaatatataattagtctaaaatataataaaattttttatgaatAAACATAAGCAgtgcaattttctttttctattaattatttACTGAGTAGGATTGCAAATaatcaataaaaattaaaattaggccAAAATGAGCCGAGCATTTGGGCAGGATGGCTCACCGGTTCATTTTTTGCCGGGTCGAACCGGACCGGCTCGCGTTGCACTATCCAATAAGAGATAGAGATCATGGTTTGGGCAAAGTTGGCATTTTACTTGGGAGCGCACGCGAGATTGCGGAGATGAGCGAGGGTTGGTGTTGCGGACGATCTTTGGCGCTCTTCGCTCTGGTCATCCTCCTCCCGATCTGGATCGCCCGTGGCTTCCAGTCCGACGAGTTGCTGCAGGACGACGAGGAGTTCGGGCTCGAGGGTGGCCGGCCGGCCGCCGGCCCCAAGCCCTCGACGAACCCCGTCCGGTCGCCGATCCGCCGGAGACCCGATCTCGACCCGCCATCCGGCTCTGCGGACTCGAATTCGGTACAATTCTCCCTGGAGCACAACCTTGGAGGTTCTGAATTCTCGCCTGCAGGAACTTTCACGGCCCGCCTTAAATCTTGGAGCCATGGAGGACAGGTCGGTGGTTCTTGACCTCTCCCCCTTCCCGTCTCCCACTCTCCTTTTTTCCGTCTCTCGCTGGGATCTGTTTCTAGCCTTTGCGCTTGGGTGGCAATGTTATTCTTGTCCAGTTGATTTCTTGTCGCGATGATGAGAGTGCTTATGGTGTCTGGGTTGATTGAATTATCGATGGATTTAGTAAATATAGATAGATGCCTTGAATTGACCTATGTTTTCTAAAAGATCCATCAGCTGATGCTGGACTTAATGACAGACTCTAACAAAGCTTCGGTTCTCGAGGAATGCGCTTACGGAAGGAGAAAAGCGagcttttgaagtaaatattTTGTAACCTATTCCTTTGTGTTCTATGAGTAGGCATATGTGCTTTAGAATAGGCTTAGTGAAGATATTAAGTTTGTTTTCCTGCAGAGGCTACTGAAAGAAGACGGTCATTATACGATCAGAGTACCATCGAATGTGTTGAATCCTTCCGGAGAAGATTATGTTATTTCATCAGTCAGAGCTGTGAGTTAGCATTGCTTTATTTGCTAATCTTCCTGGTTTTTAAATTGTGTTTGCGTGATTTTCTGTTTTCACACTTTAGAGGAGTATGGATTTACTTGCAACATAGAAATAATTGTTGTTGAACCTAAGAGGCAGCAATAAAATGCAATTTTTTTGTCTGGACAATGAACAGTTATGAAAATACAGGAGTTTAAGATAAGATGAGATCCGTACACTTACATATTACCTTCTCTAGTTTTATTCTCTAGTGTAACTAGCTTTATGATGTTTGTTTTAATTCCTGTGGCATATTGGTAAGGGTGGGTCTAGCTACCCAACATCTTTATGTGGTGAGAATGAAATTTCAGCTATGAAATTTGTATTACCACCAACATTTACATTGTAGTTGCACTTTTTTTGTTTTCTCTGAGATGCCCAATTCATATGACCTGGCACCTAAAATCTttgtaaaagagaagaaaaaccttTTGTTAGTAGTCCACCATTGTTCAACTAATATGCTTCAGAGCAGGCAatcatcaaatttccagaattgaaCAGGAAAATCCACTttatttgtgtccaaatttactacTAGGGTTGGCGTGTCCATATGAATAATCTATTGTGTCAGAATATGATGAAATTCCAAATTATTTGATTTCTTTATGGTTGTTTGGACTTtgtagaaccaacttttattaagGCGCTATAATAGTTTGTAGAACCAACTTTTGTTAAGGTGCTATAAGAAAGCCAAGTTTCTGACTCATGTGGTATTAGTATATTGCACAAGAAGTCATTGTGCTTATTCATCATAGTAGTCTTGATGGATTTTCTTTTACAGAGCCATTTAGCACAATGATTATTATTCATCTAACTCTCAACTTTTTCTTCCAGCGCTGCATTCCCCGGGAGAGTTTGGATGAACACTTTGTTATTCATACGGTAACTGCTCTGAATCCCACTCTTTGTTTTGACATATATTATAAATGCTCAGTTCACTGTGGAACTATAGTTTTGAGTTATTTGTTTTCAGTTAGGTCATTTTCCCAGTTTTGGTGTCTTATATATTCTTAGAAATTTGTATAGTGGAATTAATCATGTTAAATACCAACCTGTAGGACTCCAATGGGGCAAGATTTACTATGGAACCTATGCTTTAGAAAATTTTACGGCAATAAAAAACCTGAATCTTGCTTAGGTCTCTTGTTTAACATTTATATCTCCATATCTTACGGATATCTCTATAATGTTGCTGGAGATGTTCATAAGCTATGAAGTGGCTATCAGATTCAGATTTGATTAGTCTTACTtctattgaatataaaataattctcTTTTGGTGTattgttcattttttttttctttatattattGCCATCTGTGCTAGCATTCACTTTTGGGGCAATTCTGTGCCTTGTTTTCTTACTTTTTGCAATTGAAACGCTCCCAAAACGTTAGCTTCTACGGATATATATCGACTTTCTGTGACATGTCTCTAacttatatttatgttttttgtTAAAGCGTTGGAGGCTCTGTTTGTAGGCTTCCTACTCATTATTCCTCTATTTAATTTCCCTTTGTGCTAGTTGGAACTCTCCAACATTTAATTTACTCATCACAATAATTTCAGTTCTAGATTTTATTGATTTTCTACAACTGTCACTGAATGATGAAACATAttgataaatttaatattataacacCTGTATTTTCTTGACCTCCTAAAAGTGTCCTTGTCCATTTTTTGCCTATGGTATCTCATATCCTCAAATTTTTTCTTACTAAATCAGACATTGTTATGGATACAAACCAGAATTCTACTTTATGCGTCCATATAAGAAACTATTAGATTGAGGGTTTGGAGGGATTTATTACCTTGTTGCAACTATACATAGCTACGATACAGAATACTGTTCTGTCTTATTTGTTTGGTGAGAAGAGTTGGTTATATACATTTGCATTGTCACTATTTGGCAATCAGGAAATATGATTGTCAGTATGTATTCAGCTTGTTTCCTGACACAAAGATGCTATCAATTAATCCATCCATTTCCTAATAGTGAAAGAGCTGATCACAACTTTCTAAAGTTCATTTAACTCAAACTTTCTGTTTCTGTAGATGACTGTTGCATCTTGTACATCATGTATTGCAATTTCTTTTACAGGATGGTGTGAACATCATTGCAGTTAATTATGGTTCTGCTGGAGCATGCCGATATCCTCGATTACTGAGATACGTATGTTCTTATCTCTTTTGATAGTTTATGCCCCCAAGTAGCTTTTAGAACTCTAAAATCCAACACTGGCAGTTCATTGTCTGGTAGGAGTGATTTATATTGGGTTTGTCTATTATATGAGATGGATATTATGGCTGTAATTGCTGTCAAGTGCTTTACAGAAAAGTAACACCAAAATCACGTCAAATGCTTTGTTTAACCCCATACCAAATCACAAATTGATAGTCAAATTCCATTATTTCTCTTAGATGAAAGTTTATTTTGGCTTGTCATAGTTGGCTTGATTTGCAGCTTACGCCAATTGTTCAGCATAGTTGTCACACGATAAAAGAACGTTGAATGAAACAATGAGAATAGTGATTTGCTGAGACTGAGTAGTGAACTTATGAAGTGTAATTGAGGcatttatactgctgaaattaagATTATTCATAAAACGGAGTGAAATGGATAGTTGCTTTATTTGAAACAATTAGCTCAGTCAAGTTGAACTATCGTCATTGGGTAATAGTAAGAAGCTACAGATATTTAAATGAGAGCTAGATCACTGCTCAAGTTTCACAGAGTTTTTTGTTGACATAGTAAAATGTAGAAGTGAAACTAAAGAAGGGCAGTTATGTCGGTCTCCTGCACATAGCATAATTAGAAGAAAGTAACAACACAAACTGTGTATGTCTTGCTACTCTGTCGAGTAAGATCTGAACAAGTTGATGAGGTTAATCTATGTTATTAGTGCTCTATGTTACACAAAGtttgataaataaatatttttcacaaaaaaacTTACTAGAACATTAAATTCTGGATGATAAGCTAGAATTCTTTTGCTATTTTTTCTATAGATACATGGACGAATGATCATTGTGATAATCGATAAGTGTGGTCATTGGCACTTAAATTTCCACGTGCCATAATTTTGAGGATTATGAAGGAGTTATATTCTTGGTGACTGTTTCTAGTTGTTTAGAATATTTTTTCGATCGTTATGATGTATCACTTTGGAAAACCATACGGTTACATGACATAACTCAAAACTTCTGAGTGATTTTACCTTTTCTCATTGCTTTCAGTGTTTCTGGGGATATGAACTATTTTTAAAAGCTTATGCTTGCAAAACATAATTTATCTCTGTTTGCGGGCTGCTCTATAggttaaattaagaaaatatccATGAAATCATTATTAGAAGCAGATCTGATTCGCTTGAATCTTTAATTAAACACAGACGGATGTGGTTTCTTCTGCTGATATTGTTTTTGAAGATATTCATAAAGGGATAATCATTTACTTCTCATGTTGCTTTCAGCCTGCAAAATGGTCATTCACATCCTATACAGTCCTGAAGAATAGTGAGCAAGCTCCAAGGTAACCCATGTATATATAAATTTTCTGTGAATGAATTTGTTATACGATAGAATTACCTAATGATTTAATACTTGATATTGAAGTTCTCAAGTTATTCCATAAATGATGGTGGTGGGTTGTTGTTGGAAATCGTAAACAAGTTTGTCCATGGTGTCAAATTTCTTTATACTTTCAGAACTCCAACATTTGCCGAAGAATTGCTTGCCGGGGAGGATGGACTTGGTGAAGGTGTGAAGCCACCTGAAAAATCTTTTTGGGCTAAATATGTGAGTTGCCACCTTATTATAATCTCATTTTCTCAATTTCCCAGCATGTTTGTTGTAGAAAAGTGAAgtgttgtttatttatttatcagcTGCTCATTTCTGTTTTATCAATACCCGACGACTATTCATTTCCTTTATAATTTTTGTCATACATGCAGTGGTTGTATTTAGTTCCTCTTGGCTTCATCGTGATGAATGCCATGACACAAGCCATGAACATGCCAGAGGAACAACAAGTTGCTGGGCAATCTACATCTCAAGGGCAAGTGGCACAGCGGGCAccaactactactactactactactgtgaGAAGAAGATAGGTTGGAGGAACAAGACACCTTACAATAGATTATGTTTTCAGGTTTTCTTTCATATTGCCAGAATGCTGCCCATGTCAAGAATAGATTAAACATGTTTAATATGGAATTCTTCAAATCAACAGATCTCACTGATCTATTAGAATAAATAACAAATCGGAGTTACAGCAACATAAATGCATCTGCCAACAGCCCATACAATTAATTCTCTGCTCTCAAGCCACAACTATGGTCTCAGACCTGGAACGGCTGCCATGTACCGGTGGTATACTCCCCCTGCTGCACCTTGGCGCTTCCCCCATCCACATAGGCGTAGTACCTCAACACGAAGGCCAGCGCCATCACCACCCACTCCATGCAGAAGATGACCACGCACAGGCCCCCCACCATCCTCAGTATCACCGCCCCGTCCTCCTCCCTCACGTACGACTTGAGCCCCTCCGCCAGGAAGTCCGACGTCCTCGTGAACACCAGCACGGCGACGGCCCCCTGGAGGATGGCGGCCAGGACGGTGGCGACCATGTGGGCGCCGTACCAGCGGGTGGAGGAGCCGGAGGAGGCCGCCGCGCAGCCTGCGATCGCGGCGGCGATGGTGAGCGcctggaggaggatgaggaggaagccGCAGGCCGAGGGGAGGAGGCGGAGGGAGAGGGTGAGGAAGATGCAGCTGGAGGCGGCGCCCAGCAGCACGTAGTTGCTGAGGAGGAAGGCCTTGTGGGCTCGGCAGTGCGCCGGCGAGGACGCCTCCGGGGCCGCGGAGGTGATGGACATCATCCCCATCGTGGATCTGATTCACGgaaaaagcaaaaagattccCGCTCGACAACTGACCAAGAGTGAGAAGACAACGGAGCAGTAGTAGTGTGTCAAGGGAAGAGGCCCCGATGGCTGTATTTAAAGGCTCTAAGATGAGGCCTGGAATTCGACCGTTGGAAGATGCTGACGACACCTGGCGCGGGATGGTAACGGCTACTTTCACTCTCTATTTTTCAGTCTTCGTTCTGCTTTCTTCTTTCGTCGAGCGAGTCCTTTCGTCGGTTGGGGAATTGGACCGTTACTGGTGTGCCCGAGGATGTAGTAAGATTTAGAGTTTAGGTGTCGACCTGATCCGACCCGTAGCAGTTTATGGACGGATCGGGTTCGGATTGCACGAGCATACCTTATGTGATCGGATCGGATCTCTTTACAGGCCCTACCCGTGTTGCATCCTCCCGTGCATTGAACAGTCAAGAAGAGATCATTTGAGGTCGAGATGAGAGATTGGATACCCGTCTTATTTAATTGGCTAGATGTCAATAAATTAGGGACCCACGTAGTACAAGCACCCATTAAAAAGAAATTAAAGGTCTTGTACATTAATTAAATGATCAAAAAGATTTGATGATTAAATTCAAGGTATTGGATTATGACATGACGGGTCTTATAAATATCGACGGCCATGGAGGCTTCTCCCTCCTCGCCAAGTAAGGTTCTCCTATCCCTTCTCACCGAttattcttctattcttttctctttttcttcttttgatccAAGAAGCAGATCGATGGAAGAAGGTAtttttgttgatgttcttggatcATCATGCGGATGGAGAATCCTATATCCTTGATGACGAATTCCACCGTAATCTCTCTCATTTGATTCTATAATCCAAGTCATAGAGAGATCCAAGAAGCAGATCGGATCTCTTTACGGGCTCTACCCGTGTTGCATCCTCCCGTGCATTGAACAGTCAAGAACATATCATTAAATGAGGTCGAGATGAGAAATTGGATACCCATCTTATTTAATTGTCTAGATGTCAATAAATTAGGGACCCACGTAGTACAAACACCCATTAAAAAGAAATTAAAGGTCTTGTATATTAATTAAATGATCAAAAAGATTTGATGATTAAATTCAAGGTATTGGATTATGACATGACGGGTCTTATAAATATCGACGGCCATGGAGGCTTCTCCCTCCTCACCAAGCAAGGTTGTCTCCTATCCCTTCTCACCaattattcttctcttcttttctctttttcttcttttgatccAAGAAACAGATCGATGGATGGTTCATGGCCAAACGATCATGATGGATGAAGGTATTTTTGTTGGCGTTCTTGGATCGTCATGCGGGATGGAGAATCCTATATCCTTGATGACGGATTCCACCGTAATCTCTCTCATTTGATTCTACAATTCAAGTCATAAAAAGATATCTTCTCTCACATATTAAGGATAAAGAGTGATTCAAGCAGTAGTAAGAATAGTTCGAACACTGCTTGTAGTCGAACAAACTTGAAATCTCAATGCTCGATCTAACTCTGCGATCGAGTCCACTGGCCATACGAACATTTTCTTTTTGTACAATGTCCCAGCAACGCATGGCAATGAGATTCTAATGGCATCCAATTAAGAAAATTAGTTTATAATAAATAAACTACCTAAAAGCATTGCACggaataaatttttattataagctcaaaaatgataaataatattaattttcttaCTTTGATGTGATTGAGGCTTCCCCATCGCCATACGTTGATGTGACATTGTACGAAAGGAGATGTTGCAATGGCTGGTGGATCCAATCACAGTGTCTGAGTTGAGCATCGGGTCTTCATCGTTCGATTACAAGCGGTGTATGAGTTCTTCTTACTATTTCAATCACTTTCGTTTCTAATCCGTGAGTGAGAAAAGAGGCGAGAAAAGAGGTGATGAGGGTAATAACGATGATGAGACTCGTGTGACGTCAGCTGTCCTAGACGACACCTCACGCCTCTGTTAAtctgacagcacctggtcaactcGAATCGAAACGTCGATCGAGATACATTAACATTCTGCTCAGACTCGATCCCTCGTGCCACGCCAACGTTGATatcagacgctaccagaagtacgatcctaCTCCCTGCAGGCAGTCACATTAGGCAACGGTAACtcccactataaaaaccctcacgCTCCGAGAAAAGGAAGggggaaaaaagaaaaacctcTAAGATTATccattgacttgatcgtcggaggggtcgggtcaagcCCCCCGACCCGACCTTGGAGCAGGTGCAAAGGCGGCGGTCATCCACCAAAGGCACAGGCGAGAGTTCTCTCCCGGTGAAAACGACGATCCCATCCCAATCGGAACACCGTGATCAGTCACCTCAACACAATTGGGCGGAGCGTCCCAGGAAGATCCCcgccatccggacccgaaccaagccgcgtcggtcccgagaccacgacttaaagttgtttaccCCAACAAGAGGTGcccttaaataaaaatatataggaGAAAATAAGATAAAAAGTAGCAGCACATTATAGCAATTTATTGGCCAAATGAATTTTTGACGTTTCTTATAAATACAAATGAGAGAACAATTAATTTTAGATGTGTTATGTGGCCAATTTTTGTGAGCTGCAATAGATGAAATATTCTAATATTATAATTACAATAAATAAATTAGTGAAAGAAGTTAAATAAAtttaaggaaataaaaaaaaatacaattaataatatttttgtcaACATAAAAAACCAAGAAAAACATATCTGTGATTTATGGGCAAACTCGTCAATTCATCGTTTCCCGACGTGCCTCCGACGTTTCTTCCATGACCGCCCATtgaccgcctctctctctctctctctctcagtcgcGGATTCGCAGCCATGGCGGTCGCCACTTTTCGGCCGTCGTCCTCGATGATGACGAAACCTTTTGCGGGACATCGATCGCGCAGGGATTTGGTGCCCGGGAGGGGGATAACCAGGATCGGCGATTTACCCGGGGCGGTGGCGCTAAGATCGAGACCCCGGCGTGGGTTCGCGGAGATCCACGCCTCCGGCGCTGAGGATCGTAGCGGCGAGACGACGCCGCCGCCCTTGAGCCCTTTGCCACCTCCGACGCGTCATGACCCGTAAAGCTCATCCTCCTCGTTTACCTTTCAACGCGGTTTGGGTTCTTGTGGTGATCCGAGTTCGTCGTGTCTTGGTCTT contains the following coding sequences:
- the LOC135641280 gene encoding uncharacterized protein LOC135641280, producing the protein MGMMSITSAAPEASSPAHCRAHKAFLLSNYVLLGAASSCIFLTLSLRLLPSACGFLLILLQALTIAAAIAGCAAASSGSSTRWYGAHMVATVLAAILQGAVAVLVFTRTSDFLAEGLKSYVREEDGAVILRMVGGLCVVIFCMEWVVMALAFVLRYYAYVDGGSAKVQQGEYTTGTWQPFQV
- the LOC135641279 gene encoding uncharacterized protein LOC135641279, coding for MSEGWCCGRSLALFALVILLPIWIARGFQSDELLQDDEEFGLEGGRPAAGPKPSTNPVRSPIRRRPDLDPPSGSADSNSVQFSLEHNLGGSEFSPAGTFTARLKSWSHGGQTLTKLRFSRNALTEGEKRAFERLLKEDGHYTIRVPSNVLNPSGEDYVISSVRARCIPRESLDEHFVIHTDGVNIIAVNYGSAGACRYPRLLRYPAKWSFTSYTVLKNSEQAPRTPTFAEELLAGEDGLGEGVKPPEKSFWAKYWLYLVPLGFIVMNAMTQAMNMPEEQQVAGQSTSQGQVAQRAPTTTTTTTVRRR